The genomic segment TCAAGTTTACAAATAATGTTGGTATTATATCAAAATGGTGCATTTAGGGAATACCAATGTCGACTATGTGACTCTTTTAGATGACCTGTATGAATTTAATTAGTACAAAagaattaataattaaacaaattattagTTATAGGGTATTAAACTCTAAAGAAATAAAGTCAAATTTTACTAAAATAGCAGTCAGTTTATTTAGTTTCATCACCTCAGTTGCTATCAATTTAAGGTTCATGGGCTGGTTAATTTTCTAAATAAGAAGTAATTATCCATAGTTTCAGCTTAGGTTCGAACCCTAGACCCCTTACTCATACACAACTGAACACATTTTTTTTAGAATTGCATGTAGAACAGAATCAGAGAGATGAAAATAATTTACATATTATTATGCCCATGGTCAGCCAGATTGAATGTTACTTGTGTTTTTCCTTTCTATAGCTATTTTTAAGAAAATGAAATCCTACTCACATGGAATAGCAGAACCCCCAACACACCATATGCTAAGGGCAAAGCAGAATCAACAAATGGGAATAACAGCTTCATATCTGGTGCCTCAAATACAGTTGAATCTGTGAAATGTTTCACCACCTCTAGTGGAAGACTATTGATCTGTTTAACAAAAAGGTATGTTATTGAGAATAATTAGTAAAATGATATCCATTTCAATGAACCATTTATGTGATAAGGAAAGATACCAATGGTAAAATGTAGAAATATCAAAAAGtctatgttatccccaaaatttgaaaatgatgatgtggcaatagaaatgacaagtggcaaggaatggttgggtgacctggcttaggagtagcccagtGCATCAATAAAGaattttgactgcttgagaagtgtcatgacagACCAGTCAAGTTATTGCATCCGACCGGTCATGACCttgccgaccagtcatgaccttgctgcccaggaatgaccttgcatccgaccagtcatgacttTGCTACCCAGTCATGACCTTGCATCCGACCAAtcatgactttgctgcccaggaatgaccttgcatccgaccagtcatgactttgctacccaggaatgaccttgcatccgaccagtcatgaccttgctgcccaggaatgaccttggccgatcggtcatgcgcatgtccgaccagctaagtgcatgtccgaccagtcaagtgcatgactgcccaggcAAGAGCATGTCTAcccagtgaaggtgtgttcgactagattgaaggtgatatggatcaactagatagagcatgACTAcctcaagattcccagaaacaacttcaacaagaatcggtcttagcatacgcaggaatctctcattcttcccacaaatttggtgttctgttacatattgaatatttttgtaatttaaatataataagaataataaaatatcccgatcatAGGGGATATCAGaggtatgatcctaagcctataaatatatggcttatgggattagaaaaggATTTTTAAAAAGTTTGaactttgatctgaattttctagagagagagagagagtacttttTCCTGAGAGAACGCTTGTATTTTGAGAATCTACACTGatgaaactcagttgactcaggctcatctgatcttgagtgtagataaataatcatatctctaagttgattaggctattaccaacattttggggctgaaccactataaaaattacgtgtgttatttactttctgttcaaaattgtttgtgtcgtttaatttctcttgaaggctttatcgtttttgacgtcctcacgtcgttggccaaaaacgcggtcaataGTCAATAAAATATCAGTCGTTATACCTGAGATGCAATTCCTAATTGCACAGAAGAGCCAATTGTAATAAGGAATAAAAAGAGAGCTATTACATATTGCCAAAGTGATGTTGGCCCTGGTTCTGAGACTTCTTTCTGCAGCAGGCCAAAGCTAACACGTGGCCCTCCACGTGGGTCTGGACCTTCTGAGTTAGGTTCTTCCACCATAAAAAGGTTGTACTTGTCCCCAGTGATCTCAACCAGCTGACTTTGAAGTTTGGAAAACACTTCTTCTCTGTTCCCCCTTAAATTCCCAACAAAAAGAACACCCTCACCAAGGTCTCCAAAAGGCTCTTCTTTGGTCACCCAGAATGTAGAATACCCGAAGAGCTTGTCCTTAATGAGCTTTACATCTGCAGGATCAACCTTCTCTTGTCCAAGAAGCTCCATCAATTTAAAAGAGTCAGCTTGGAAATTGCTGTAAGCCGGTCCAAATGATGGTGGTGTTGGTGGCTCCATCAATTTCCATCGTTTTATATTTGTTGATGTATGTCAACAATTTCGGCTATCCTCTTTCTCCCAATGTCCTATTTCTCATTATTGATATCATTATATCATAGAGTAACATGGTATATCAGGATGCTCAGTGCTAATCAGTTACCTTGCAAGAAATAATCATGGGCAGTATATGGTAGATTAGTTACAACCATATGCTTCTCTCGATaataagaaaaactaaaaaaGAGCAAACAATCTCCCAAATAAGATAGTTTTGCTTTAGACTTCTATCAAGTAATTTTCCCAAATAAGTTAAAAGTGAAACTTCAGAACCTTATGTTTCAAATCACACCTCACTTTCACTATAGTAGACTAAATTACTAATGCACTATTTTCCAAGAAAAAATTTGATAGGGAAATGACCGAGGAAAATATTTTGCTAAATAATTTCTTTCGCAACTTACATCTTTGTCAATCTAACagtgaagaaaaatgaaaaatccAAACTTTCACTGAATTTACATCCCTAAATTTCCTCCTTCAACCCTCTTTATAATGAAAATCCCATAAATCTTGCTTTTCCCTTTCGTCCTTAAAATCACGTTTCGAACAATCCATAAGGAATAACAAAAGTAGAAATTGGTTTTGCTAAGTCCATAATTCCATTCAagcaacacaaaaaaaaaacaagattcTTGAAATAGATACTTACAAACATAGTGCTGAATATAGATAATAGATAACGAAGAAAAAAGATACCCTGGAAGAAACCGGAGCAGGCTTCTCGGACTCAAGCTTTGTCTGCGGTGTCTCTTCGGCCTCTTCCGGGGGTTCCGTTGTCGCCGTTGTCGAAGTGGTGGAGGCTACGAAGTCATTTGAAGTGGAGGTAGTGCTCTTAGTATCTTCGGCACCATTGTCATTGTCATTAGTACTAAAACacctaaacatatatatatatatatatgatatagataCATAGCAACGTAAGGGAGAAATCGCCAAAAATCTGAAACTAAAAGTGTAGAAACTTACCCATCCAAAGAAGATGTCGAAAGTTGGTGCTAGTGCACGGGGGTTTACGGAGCAGCAGCAGGTGGGCAAATTTTAGGGAATATAACATCTTTAGTTAAGGTTGTGAGGTTTTGAAGAGGAAAGAGGGAaagaaaaaaccctaatttcCGAGAGGAGCACACATTCAGAAttgaagagagaaagagggaaaggGGAAAGAGGTTCAGATGGAATGAAGGGGTTCTTTCCATAGGCTAGAGACTCCTGGGTTCTTACTTCCAGCAAGAGAGATGTCGTGAGGGAGAATCGTATGAGGGAGAAGAGAGTCGATGGAGTCAGTGTGAAAGAGAGGGCAGAGAAGACAAATGGGATAGATAGAATTTTCATTAGGCGACAAATGAAATAGTTGGCGCCTAAAT from the Humulus lupulus chromosome X, drHumLupu1.1, whole genome shotgun sequence genome contains:
- the LOC133806197 gene encoding probable zinc metalloprotease EGY1, chloroplastic; its protein translation is MFRCFSTNDNDNGAEDTKSTTSTSNDFVASTTSTTATTEPPEEAEETPQTKLESEKPAPVSSRPPTPPSFGPAYSNFQADSFKLMELLGQEKVDPADVKLIKDKLFGYSTFWVTKEEPFGDLGEGVLFVGNLRGNREEVFSKLQSQLVEITGDKYNLFMVEEPNSEGPDPRGGPRVSFGLLQKEVSEPGPTSLWQYVIALFLFLITIGSSVQLGIASQINSLPLEVVKHFTDSTVFEAPDMKLLFPFVDSALPLAYGVLGVLLFHEVGHFLAAFPKKVKLSIPNITLGSFGAITQFKSILPDRSTQVDISLAGPFAGAALSFSMFDVGLLLSSNPDAIGDLVQVPSMLFQGYLLLGLISRATLGYAYVPVFFFNLHYQN